A single region of the Duganella sp. BuS-21 genome encodes:
- a CDS encoding ABC transporter transmembrane domain-containing protein, with protein MTNSTTASTQSAAAPTASRELKKGSIATLRGLLPFLVPYKRQFGLAGIALLVAAGATLAIPAAFKQMIDLGFGSAGVNSIQHVDLVFLALFGLATILALATAARFYTVSWLGERVTADIRTAVYKHVVTQSPEFFETTQTGEVLSRITTDTTLIQSVVGTSISMALRNMLLFIGGLVMLFVTSPRLSAIIIGLLVLTVLPIVMFGRKVRTLSRDSQDRVADASAMAGEILNAMPTVQAFTHEKIESTRFGGSVEGAFQTAMRRIRARAFLTMLAIVLVFGAIVFVLWLGAHAVISGQMTGGDLGQFILYASIVAGAIGALSEVMGEAQRAAGATERLLELMSVKSKIQSPAKPLALPPRAANGAALSLNDVVFSYPSRPETEALSHLALDIQPGETVAVVGPSGAGKTTLFQLFLRFYDPQSGSIKLDGVDITQLDLHTLRDAIGIVPQDTVIFSANAMENIRYGRAGASDEEVIAVAKLAAAHEFIEKLPQGYHSFLGERGVRLSGGQRQRIAIARALLKNPPLLLLDEATSALDAESERLVQKALEAAMAGRTTVIIAHRLATVQRADRIIVMEDGKIVETGTHKSLVALGGIYANLAALQFHNVHVEH; from the coding sequence ATGACCAACAGCACCACCGCCAGTACGCAGTCCGCCGCCGCCCCGACCGCATCCCGTGAACTCAAGAAAGGCAGCATCGCCACCCTGCGTGGGCTGCTGCCCTTCCTGGTGCCGTATAAGCGCCAGTTCGGGCTCGCCGGCATCGCCCTGCTGGTGGCCGCCGGCGCCACGCTGGCGATACCCGCCGCGTTCAAGCAGATGATCGACCTCGGTTTCGGCAGCGCTGGCGTCAATAGCATCCAGCACGTGGACCTGGTGTTCCTGGCGCTGTTCGGCCTCGCCACCATTCTGGCGCTGGCGACGGCGGCGCGTTTCTACACCGTGTCCTGGCTCGGCGAGCGCGTTACCGCCGACATCCGCACCGCCGTGTACAAACACGTGGTCACGCAAAGCCCGGAGTTTTTCGAAACCACGCAAACCGGCGAAGTCCTGTCGCGCATCACCACCGACACCACCTTGATTCAATCCGTGGTGGGCACCAGCATCTCGATGGCACTGCGGAATATGCTGCTGTTCATCGGCGGCCTGGTGATGCTGTTCGTGACCAGCCCAAGACTGTCGGCCATCATTATCGGCCTGCTGGTACTGACCGTGCTGCCGATCGTGATGTTCGGCCGCAAAGTGCGCACCCTGTCGCGCGACTCGCAGGACCGGGTGGCCGACGCCTCGGCCATGGCCGGCGAAATCCTTAACGCCATGCCGACGGTGCAAGCCTTCACGCACGAAAAGATCGAGTCCACGCGCTTCGGCGGCTCGGTCGAAGGCGCCTTCCAGACCGCCATGCGCCGCATCCGTGCGCGCGCCTTCCTCACCATGCTGGCGATTGTGCTGGTGTTCGGCGCCATCGTCTTCGTACTGTGGCTGGGCGCGCACGCCGTGATTTCGGGCCAGATGACCGGCGGTGATCTCGGCCAGTTCATCCTGTACGCATCCATCGTGGCCGGTGCCATCGGCGCGCTGTCCGAGGTGATGGGCGAAGCGCAACGCGCCGCCGGCGCCACCGAACGCCTGCTGGAACTGATGTCGGTGAAGTCGAAGATCCAGTCGCCGGCCAAGCCGCTGGCGCTGCCGCCGCGCGCCGCCAACGGCGCGGCGCTGTCGCTGAACGACGTCGTCTTCTCCTATCCTTCGCGCCCGGAGACCGAGGCGCTGAGCCATCTGGCGCTCGACATTCAGCCCGGCGAAACGGTGGCGGTGGTCGGCCCTTCCGGCGCCGGCAAGACCACGCTGTTCCAGCTGTTCCTGCGCTTCTACGATCCGCAAAGCGGCAGCATCAAGCTCGATGGCGTCGATATCACCCAGCTCGACCTGCACACCCTGCGCGACGCCATCGGCATCGTGCCGCAGGATACGGTGATCTTCTCGGCCAATGCCATGGAAAACATCCGCTACGGCCGCGCCGGCGCCAGCGATGAGGAAGTGATCGCTGTCGCCAAGCTGGCTGCGGCCCACGAATTCATCGAGAAACTGCCGCAGGGTTATCACTCCTTCCTCGGCGAGCGCGGTGTGCGCCTGTCCGGCGGCCAGCGTCAGCGCATCGCCATCGCCCGTGCGCTGCTGAAAAATCCGCCGCTGCTGCTGCTGGACGAAGCCACCAGCGCGCTCGACGCCGAATCCGAACGCCTGGTGCAGAAGGCCCTGGAAGCGGCCATGGCCGGCCGCACCACCGTCATCATCGCCCACCGCCTGGCGACCGTGCAGCGTGCGGACCGCATCATCGTCATGGAAGACGGTAAAATCGTTGAAACGGGCACGCACAAATCGCTGGTGGCGCTGGGCGGCATCTACGCCAATTTGGCGGCGCTGCAGTTCCACAACGTGCACGTGGAGCATTGA
- a CDS encoding carotenoid 1,2-hydratase translates to MLRFLYILLALLSAAAHAAEPQYQAVTPLPAGATLAFPKDYGAHPDYKTEWWYVTGWINTPDGKPLGFQVTFFRSGSGHDRANPSQFAPKQLIIGHAALSDPANGKLLHDQRSAREGFGLSYAKPGDTNVKLEDWHMVRAADGSYAIHVDAPQFAFDIKLAPTQPVLLQGQNGYSRKGPRPNNSSYYYSEPQLQVSGSITRAGKPTAVSGAAWLDHEWSTDSLDADTTGWDWIGANLADGGALMAFQVRSKTGATLWAHATWRDASGKITQFSPDQVKFTPQRRWRSPRTNAEYPVATQLTTGSTMWDIVPLQDDQELDSRRSTGAVYWEGAVTLSRDGKPAGRAYLEMTGYVRPMKL, encoded by the coding sequence ATGCTGCGGTTTCTGTATATTCTGCTTGCGCTGCTGTCGGCCGCCGCTCACGCCGCCGAGCCGCAATACCAGGCGGTGACGCCGCTGCCGGCCGGCGCCACGCTCGCCTTCCCGAAAGACTACGGCGCGCATCCCGACTACAAAACCGAATGGTGGTACGTCACCGGTTGGATCAACACGCCGGACGGCAAGCCGCTCGGCTTCCAGGTCACATTCTTCCGCAGCGGCAGCGGCCATGACCGCGCCAATCCAAGCCAATTCGCGCCGAAACAGTTGATCATCGGTCACGCCGCCCTGTCCGACCCGGCCAACGGCAAGCTGCTGCACGACCAGCGCAGCGCGCGCGAAGGTTTCGGCCTGTCCTACGCCAAACCGGGCGACACCAACGTCAAGCTGGAAGACTGGCACATGGTGCGCGCCGCCGACGGCAGCTACGCCATCCACGTCGACGCCCCGCAATTCGCCTTCGATATCAAACTAGCACCAACGCAGCCAGTACTGCTGCAGGGCCAGAACGGCTATTCGCGCAAAGGCCCGCGCCCCAACAACAGCAGCTATTACTACAGCGAGCCGCAACTACAGGTCAGCGGCAGCATCACGCGCGCCGGCAAGCCCACAGCCGTCAGTGGCGCCGCGTGGCTGGACCACGAATGGTCGACCGACTCGCTCGACGCCGACACCACCGGGTGGGACTGGATCGGCGCCAACCTGGCCGACGGCGGCGCGCTGATGGCTTTCCAGGTTCGCAGCAAGACAGGTGCTACACTATGGGCGCACGCGACATGGCGCGATGCTTCCGGTAAGATCACGCAGTTCTCGCCGGACCAGGTCAAATTTACCCCGCAAAGGCGGTGGCGTTCGCCCCGCACCAATGCCGAGTATCCCGTTGCGACCCAGCTCACCACCGGCAGCACCATGTGGGACATCGTGCCTTTGCAGGACGACCAGGAGCTCGATTCGCGCCGGTCGACCGGCGCCGTGTACTGGGAAGGCGCGGTAACGCTGAGCCGCGACGGCAAACCGGCCGGACGCGCCTACCTGGAGATGACCGGTTATGTACGACCAATGAAACTGTAG
- a CDS encoding FtsX-like permease family protein: MSSASMRRLSRWLLLGEWRAHPVRALVAIAAIAVGISLGFAIHLINAAAFNEFSAAVKSLSGVADIQVRGTEPFFDEAIYPTLAQRAGVVVASPVLEFDASVPGRQTALKIIGIDAFRAGFVAPDLIGVPAEDRIADTLADDALFLSAAAQQWLQPKDGMVTLQVGTGALALRVAGPLPGARAGQRIAVMDIGAAQWRFEKLGQLSRIDLKLRDGVNRDVFKMQLQQDLQRQYPGRFRINQPNDEEQNNRNDGMSRAYRVNLTVLALVALFTGAFLVFSTQALSVIRRRSQFALLRVLGMDRHHLLRQILIEGLCLGLAGSALGIAAGYGMAAAALHFMGADLGAGFFSGVRPQVHFTPVAAAVYFALGVAVALLGCAAPALDAARAKPAVALKSGTEEAAISGLSPTWPPLVLMALAALLSQAPPVFELPLFGYLSIALLLIGAIGLMPRLAAIVFRFAHRRWSAATAHKPGASAVITLTVSRLANASSQAGIALGGVLSSFSLMVAMAIMVASFRVSLDDWLLHILPADIYVGTATGGVTAGLRPQEQATLAALPGVAHADFLRTRSVSLAPARPPVTLMARNVDAADPGRTLAIVGEARAPQPGARPVWISEAMVDLYGMAVGQRIELPLNGAMHAFQVAGVWRDYARPTGTIQMQLSDYRAITGDADASGVALTLKPQVKPDDTIAALRRLPFAATLDASEPSEIRAMSMKIFDRSFAITYLLEAIAIVIGLFGVAATFSAQTLARAKEFGMLRHVGVTRRQVLAILAIEGGSLTALGIATGFVLGWVISLILVFVVNPQSFHWTMQLHLPWPLLGAVAGLLLGAAALTALLAGRQSLSGGPIRAVREDW, encoded by the coding sequence GAATGGCGCGCGCATCCGGTGCGTGCCCTGGTGGCGATAGCGGCCATCGCGGTCGGCATTTCGCTCGGCTTTGCCATCCATCTGATTAACGCCGCCGCCTTCAACGAATTCTCGGCGGCGGTGAAAAGCCTGTCCGGCGTGGCAGATATCCAGGTGCGCGGCACCGAGCCGTTTTTCGACGAAGCCATCTACCCGACGCTGGCGCAACGCGCAGGCGTAGTCGTCGCCTCACCAGTACTGGAATTCGACGCCTCCGTGCCGGGCCGCCAAACCGCCCTGAAAATCATCGGCATCGACGCCTTCCGCGCCGGCTTCGTGGCGCCGGACCTCATCGGCGTGCCGGCCGAAGACCGTATCGCCGACACCCTGGCCGACGACGCCCTGTTCCTCTCGGCCGCCGCCCAGCAATGGCTGCAGCCGAAGGACGGCATGGTGACGCTGCAAGTGGGCACCGGCGCACTGGCGCTGCGCGTGGCCGGGCCGCTGCCCGGCGCGCGCGCCGGCCAGCGCATCGCGGTCATGGATATCGGCGCCGCGCAATGGCGCTTCGAAAAACTCGGCCAGCTGTCCCGTATCGACCTGAAACTGCGCGACGGCGTCAATCGCGACGTCTTCAAAATGCAACTGCAACAGGACCTGCAACGCCAGTATCCCGGCCGCTTCCGCATCAACCAACCAAATGACGAGGAACAGAACAACCGCAACGACGGCATGAGCCGCGCCTATCGCGTCAACCTGACCGTGCTCGCGCTGGTGGCGCTGTTCACCGGCGCCTTCCTCGTGTTCTCCACGCAGGCGCTGTCGGTGATCCGCCGCCGCAGCCAGTTCGCGCTGCTGCGCGTGCTGGGCATGGACCGCCACCACCTGCTGCGCCAGATCCTGATCGAAGGCCTGTGCCTGGGCCTGGCTGGTTCCGCACTGGGCATCGCCGCCGGCTACGGCATGGCCGCCGCCGCGCTGCACTTCATGGGCGCCGACCTGGGTGCAGGCTTCTTCTCGGGCGTGCGCCCGCAAGTGCATTTCACACCGGTGGCGGCGGCCGTCTACTTCGCGCTCGGCGTGGCGGTCGCGTTGCTGGGTTGCGCGGCGCCGGCGCTGGACGCCGCGCGCGCCAAACCAGCGGTGGCGCTCAAATCGGGCACCGAGGAAGCGGCGATATCGGGCCTGTCGCCTACCTGGCCGCCACTGGTGCTGATGGCGCTTGCCGCGCTGCTGTCGCAGGCGCCGCCCGTGTTCGAGCTGCCGCTGTTCGGCTATCTGTCGATCGCGCTGCTGCTGATCGGCGCCATCGGCTTGATGCCGCGCCTGGCCGCCATCGTATTCCGCTTCGCGCACCGGCGCTGGAGCGCCGCGACCGCCCACAAGCCCGGCGCCTCTGCCGTCATCACGCTCACCGTGTCGCGATTGGCCAATGCGTCCAGCCAGGCCGGTATCGCGCTGGGCGGCGTGCTGTCGAGTTTCAGCCTGATGGTGGCGATGGCCATCATGGTCGCCAGCTTCCGCGTGTCACTGGACGACTGGCTGCTGCACATCCTGCCGGCCGATATCTACGTCGGCACCGCCACCGGCGGCGTGACGGCGGGCCTGCGCCCGCAAGAACAAGCGACGCTGGCCGCACTGCCCGGCGTGGCGCATGCCGATTTCCTGCGCACGCGCTCCGTGTCGCTGGCGCCGGCGCGGCCGCCGGTCACGCTTATGGCACGCAACGTCGACGCCGCCGATCCGGGCCGCACGTTGGCCATCGTCGGCGAAGCGCGCGCGCCGCAGCCTGGCGCGCGGCCAGTCTGGATTTCGGAAGCGATGGTGGATTTGTACGGCATGGCGGTCGGCCAGCGCATCGAGCTGCCGCTCAACGGCGCGATGCACGCCTTCCAGGTGGCCGGCGTGTGGCGCGACTACGCACGGCCGACCGGCACCATCCAGATGCAGCTGAGCGACTACCGCGCCATCACCGGCGACGCAGACGCCAGCGGCGTCGCCCTGACGCTCAAGCCGCAGGTCAAGCCCGACGATACCATCGCGGCGCTGAGGCGCCTGCCATTCGCCGCCACGCTGGACGCCAGCGAACCTTCCGAGATCCGCGCCATGAGCATGAAGATATTCGATCGCAGTTTCGCCATCACCTACCTGCTGGAGGCGATCGCCATCGTCATCGGCCTGTTTGGCGTAGCCGCCACCTTCTCCGCGCAAACGCTGGCGCGGGCCAAGGAGTTCGGCATGCTGCGCCACGTCGGCGTCACGCGGCGCCAGGTGCTGGCGATACTGGCGATTGAAGGCGGCTCGCTGACGGCGCTTGGCATCGCCACCGGCTTTGTACTGGGATGGGTGATCAGTTTGATCTTGGTCTTCGTCGTCAATCCACAATCGTTCCACTGGACCATGCAGTTGCATTTGCCGTGGCCGCTGCTCGGCGCTGTGGCCGGACTGCTGCTGGGCGCCGCCGCGCTCACCGCGCTGCTGGCCGGCCGCCAATCGCTGTCCGGTGGGCCGATCCGTGCCGTCAGGGAGGACTGGTGA